The following proteins are encoded in a genomic region of Haemorhous mexicanus isolate bHaeMex1 chromosome 11, bHaeMex1.pri, whole genome shotgun sequence:
- the OMD gene encoding osteomodulin isoform X1, with translation MISPAQELAALYNFNFSDVQRKQSCYGTLQYQAQHRWTAVPCQKSDQKTSVYFKDSKFVCFLCGRSQHISLNMGILSHLLILHLLWAALVFCQYEDYDFEDEYGGEPDHQVPYYFNPNTPVEAPHFPFPVECAKECFCPPAFPLSMYCDHRKLKTIPNIPSHVQQLYLQNNNIEAVPAGPFTNVTFIREINLSYNNIKFHMIDHGVFAKLSHLVQLHLQHNELEEFPFPLPSSLERLLLGFNNISRLPANALEGLPNMTTLDLCNNLLDDSVFKEKPFSNMKNLMQLNLCNNKLQTMPPDLPPSLRHLSLENNSISHIPENYFHRLPQIIALRMSHNNLQDIPHNTFNLPNLLELNLGHNKLKQVFYIPRSLQHLYIEDNEIENINVTVMCPTLDPLNIKQLTYIRVDQNKLTSPISTYAFFCFPLIRTIYYGEQNVTASRPSQLRTPVFRRFLTPEEFQEAEDNHETLNQETEEDHEAEDSYFHPYYH, from the exons ATGATTTCACCAGCACAAGAACTTGCTGCCCTCTACAACTTCAACTTCTCAGACGTCCAAAGA AAACAATCCTGTTATGGTACCCTTCAGTACCAAGCACAGCACAGGTGGACAGCTGTTCCTTGCCAGAAGTCAGACCAGAAAACCTCTGTTTACTTCAAGGACAgtaaatttgtttgttttttatgtgGAAG GTCACAACATATCAGTTTAAATATGGGGATTCTGAGCCACCTATTGatcctccacctcctctgggCTGCTTTGGTCTTTTGTCAGTATGAAGACTATGATTTTGAGGATGAATATGGTGGGGAGCCAGATCATCAAGTTCCATATTATTTTAACCCAAACACCCCAGTTGAAgctcctcattttccttttccagttgAATGTGCCAAAGAATGCTTCTGTCCACCAGCTTTTCCCTTATCCATGTACTGCGATCACCGGAAACTCAAGACAATACCAAACATCCCCAGTCATGTCCAACAACTTTATCTGCAAAACAACAACATtgaagctgtgcctgcaggaccATTCACCAATGTTACCTTCATAAGGGAAATTAACCTCAGCTACAACAACATTAAATTCCATATGATTGACCATGGTGTTTTTGCCAAACTTTCACACCTAGTGCAACTCCATTTACAACATAATGAATTGGAAGAATTTCCAtttcctctgcccagctctctAGAGAGACTCCTCCTTGGTTTCAATAACATTTCCCGGTTACCTGCAAATGCATTGGAAGGATTGCCCAACATGACCACGCTTGACCTTTGCAATAACTTACTTGATGACTCAGTGTTCAAAGAAAAACCCTTctcaaacatgaaaaatttaatgCAGCTCAACTTATGCAACAACAAATTACAGACAATGCCTCCTGACCTGCCACCATCACTTCGGCATCTTTCTCTTGAAAATAACTCCATTTCTCATATTCCAGAAAACTATTTCCACAGACTTCCCCAGATCATTGCTCTAAGAATGTCCCACAATAACCTGCAGGACATTCCACACAACACCTTTAATCTACCCAACCTTCTAGAACTTAATCTTGGACATAACAAATTGAAACAAGTGTTCTATATTCCAAGAAGTTTGCAGCATTTGTACATTGAAGACAATGAAATTGAAA ACATCAACGTTACTGTGATGTGTCCAACTCTGGACCCGCTGAACATCAAGCAGTTAACCTACATACGGGTGGACCAGAACAAGCTCACAAGCCCCATCAGCACCTACGCCTTCTTCTGCTTCCCTCTCATCAGAACCATTTATTATGGAGAGCAAAATGTCACTGCCAGCAGGCCAAGCCAGCTCAGAACACCGGTGTTCCGACGGTTTCTGACACCAGAGGAATTCCAGGAAGCAGAAGACAACCATGAAACGCTCAATCAAGAAACCGAAGAAGATCATGAAGCAGAAGACAGCTATTTTCATCCTTACTATCACTGA
- the OMD gene encoding osteomodulin isoform X2, whose product MGILSHLLILHLLWAALVFCQYEDYDFEDEYGGEPDHQVPYYFNPNTPVEAPHFPFPVECAKECFCPPAFPLSMYCDHRKLKTIPNIPSHVQQLYLQNNNIEAVPAGPFTNVTFIREINLSYNNIKFHMIDHGVFAKLSHLVQLHLQHNELEEFPFPLPSSLERLLLGFNNISRLPANALEGLPNMTTLDLCNNLLDDSVFKEKPFSNMKNLMQLNLCNNKLQTMPPDLPPSLRHLSLENNSISHIPENYFHRLPQIIALRMSHNNLQDIPHNTFNLPNLLELNLGHNKLKQVFYIPRSLQHLYIEDNEIENINVTVMCPTLDPLNIKQLTYIRVDQNKLTSPISTYAFFCFPLIRTIYYGEQNVTASRPSQLRTPVFRRFLTPEEFQEAEDNHETLNQETEEDHEAEDSYFHPYYH is encoded by the exons ATGGGGATTCTGAGCCACCTATTGatcctccacctcctctgggCTGCTTTGGTCTTTTGTCAGTATGAAGACTATGATTTTGAGGATGAATATGGTGGGGAGCCAGATCATCAAGTTCCATATTATTTTAACCCAAACACCCCAGTTGAAgctcctcattttccttttccagttgAATGTGCCAAAGAATGCTTCTGTCCACCAGCTTTTCCCTTATCCATGTACTGCGATCACCGGAAACTCAAGACAATACCAAACATCCCCAGTCATGTCCAACAACTTTATCTGCAAAACAACAACATtgaagctgtgcctgcaggaccATTCACCAATGTTACCTTCATAAGGGAAATTAACCTCAGCTACAACAACATTAAATTCCATATGATTGACCATGGTGTTTTTGCCAAACTTTCACACCTAGTGCAACTCCATTTACAACATAATGAATTGGAAGAATTTCCAtttcctctgcccagctctctAGAGAGACTCCTCCTTGGTTTCAATAACATTTCCCGGTTACCTGCAAATGCATTGGAAGGATTGCCCAACATGACCACGCTTGACCTTTGCAATAACTTACTTGATGACTCAGTGTTCAAAGAAAAACCCTTctcaaacatgaaaaatttaatgCAGCTCAACTTATGCAACAACAAATTACAGACAATGCCTCCTGACCTGCCACCATCACTTCGGCATCTTTCTCTTGAAAATAACTCCATTTCTCATATTCCAGAAAACTATTTCCACAGACTTCCCCAGATCATTGCTCTAAGAATGTCCCACAATAACCTGCAGGACATTCCACACAACACCTTTAATCTACCCAACCTTCTAGAACTTAATCTTGGACATAACAAATTGAAACAAGTGTTCTATATTCCAAGAAGTTTGCAGCATTTGTACATTGAAGACAATGAAATTGAAA ACATCAACGTTACTGTGATGTGTCCAACTCTGGACCCGCTGAACATCAAGCAGTTAACCTACATACGGGTGGACCAGAACAAGCTCACAAGCCCCATCAGCACCTACGCCTTCTTCTGCTTCCCTCTCATCAGAACCATTTATTATGGAGAGCAAAATGTCACTGCCAGCAGGCCAAGCCAGCTCAGAACACCGGTGTTCCGACGGTTTCTGACACCAGAGGAATTCCAGGAAGCAGAAGACAACCATGAAACGCTCAATCAAGAAACCGAAGAAGATCATGAAGCAGAAGACAGCTATTTTCATCCTTACTATCACTGA